A region of the Fischerella sp. PCC 9605 genome:
CGTAAGGTATTCAATGCTCGGCGCTTATCTGTATTCGCAAAACCTGTACTGTGGTATCGCTTTTCCCAAAAATGCCCCGTGCGGTTCAGCATCCGGTTAAAACACATGGCAGTATACCAGTTCAGCCAATGCATTATTTTCGGTACATCCTCTGGCTGTTTCGGTTCCAGCAAATAATGGACATGATTGCTCATGATGCACAGCGCATACAGCTTAAACCCATACTTTTGCTGTGCTTTTTTTATCGCATACAAAAAAACTTCACGACATTCCAACCGCGTCAGGCGAAATTCACGGTTATTGCAACGTGTCGTGATGTGATAACAGAAACCTTGTTGAAAATTACGTTTTGGACGAGACATAGAGAATTTGCATTTATTACACAGATCCCCGACTTTTTTTAAGAAGTCGGGGATCTTGGGATCTTGTTTTGCAATTGGTGCAAGATTCCCATGCACCGGGGCGCACAGCAAAGGATGAAAATCTCTCTTCCCCAATCCCTATTTTCAAGACAAATATGAATAAACTCATCTGTTCAGGTTAGCGAGTAAATATGGTAAAAGAGAAGAATCCAAGAAAGCTTTTATCGTATGAGTGAGCATTTCATTGCCCTGCCAGAGAATGTTTACTGTCACCTGCTAGCTGTTGCCCAATCACAGGGAATGACACCTGCTGATTGGATTGCATCACAGCTGCCGCCAGATGTTGACCAGCAAAAACCGCTGGCAACTTCCTTGTCAGATCTAATTGGATCTATTAACAGTCAGGTTGAACCTCCTCAGACCTACCAGAAAACTGTCTTTGGTGAAGCGATCGCCACTAAGCTTGCCAAGCAGGGTATTCGCAGACCGTGATTCTGGCTGATACTGCACCGTTGATTGCTTTGATTGATGCGGGACAGGGAGAAGCGCATCATCGTTGTGTCGAAGCCTATCAAAAGATAACCAATCCCCTGATAACAACATGGTGCTGTTTTACAGAAGCCATGTATTTCTTGTATCAGTTACGAGGTTGGTTCGCCCAGGATATCCTGTGGCAATTTGTTGAACGGAAAGCACTTTATTTGCATACATCAGGCATTGATGAGCAGCAAAGAATTCGGGAACTGATGAAGCAGTATCAGGACGTGCCGATGGATTTGGCAGATGCTTCTCTTGTCTCTGCTGCCGAGACATTAAATATCAGTCGGATTTTTTCGCTGGACAGCGATTTTTATATTTATCGTTTACAGGGAAAAAAGGCATTTGAGGTAATTCCTTAAATTACTCCTTAAATTAAGGTTATTTCATTTTCGCCTAGCCCCCTAGGGTGTGTTTTCAAAGTATCAGTTTTGTCATGCTGTAGGCGTAGCCTTCCCGTAGGGTACGAAGCGACAGCGTAGTGAAGCATCTCTATAACCCTGATTTTTACGAGATTCTTCGCTTCATTTCATTTCGCTCAGAATGACATTTAGGAGTTTGAAAACACGCCCTAGCCCCCATAGTTAAGTAGGGTGTGTTACGGCTAAAATCGGATTTGAGCGATGATTCAGAAGCTTGTGCCGTAACGCACCATAATTGAACGGTGCGTTAGACGCATTAAAGTTTTTCGTTCGTCAAATCATATACACTCGTGCGTCTAACGCACCCTACATGAATTTTATCTTTGTTTCATAAATTCTCTGGATCAATACCCAATTCTCGCAGTTTCGCTGCTAGGCGTTCAGCTTTTTGTGTTTCTCGTTCAGCAACTTCTTCCGGCGTAGGAACTAACTGTCCTTCCGCAGTAAAATAACGCAATTTATTTTCATGAACACCCAAGTACAAACTTAGCTGCTGACTCCACAACCAACCTTGGGGATTAGGTTCTATAGGTTGATAAGTACCACCAACCAAAATAAACCCAGCAAATTCTAAATTATTCGGGTCAAACCAAAAGTATTCGGGTGTACGAAAGATATCTTGATATATCTGTTTTTTTAAACCTTTATCTGTCGCTGCTGTTGAATTTGATAGTAGTTCTATAATTAAGTTTGGATATTTGCCTTCTTCTTCCCAAACCACCCAACTTTTACGCGGTTTGCGTTCAGTTCCCAGCACGACAAAAAAATCTGGCCCTCGGAAGTCCTCTGACTTACGCTGGCGTGGACTGTAGTAAATCGTTAAATTACCGCCAGCGTAAAAGTCATTGCGGTTTTGCCACCACAATTCTAAACACTGTAATAGCAGAACGATCTGGCGTAGATGTAAATCACTTTCCAACGGCGGCTCGTCACTATATAAATCCCCTGGTGGAAATATTACATCTTTTGGGGGTTCAAAATCTTTGGCGACGGACATGGCTGCAAGTGTTTAGGTGATAAGTCTAGCGTAGCAGTATCGCTGTACGGACTTGATTCAAATTTTTTCCAACCGCACTACAGCATTGTAATCTGGCACTCCTTCTGTAGAACGCTTACTTTTATCTAGCAACACATTCCCCTCGGGCCAGTGAATCTGCAAGTTCCCTGATTGAATAGGTGCAATATATACTCGTCCTTTGAACTGTCCCAATTCATTCTTAAGAATTACCGCATCCCCATCTTTTAACTCTAGCTTGGCTGCATCCGAGGCATTCATTAACACTGCTTCGCGTACTGCGCCAGTAATGGCATCTTTGCGTTCTTGCACCATACTGTTAAATTGTTTACCTCGGCGCGTTGCTACTAGAAAACAGCCTTCTGGTAATTCCTTCTGAGGTGGGGATAATACCGTAAAGTGCGCTTTACCATCCGCTGTGGGAAAGTTCCAACCAAAACACAGATGGGAACTGCCATACTGAAATTGATCTCCTGCTGATTGCAAATGTTGAATACCTGCGTACTGCGGGATGACTCGGGCAATTTCTTGCCGCATCACAGATGTATTTTCAAAATGTAGAGACGCGACATGTCGCGTCTCTACAACGCGCCTTGCCAATTCCATGAATACTTCCCATTCCGGACGCGCCTCACCTATCCTGGGGCCGGGAATTTCCGGGCTAAAAATTACTCGGCGTTCGGTGCTAGTCTCGGTGACTCCGCCGGGAATTTCGTAGCGAGTTGTGGCAGGGAACAGCACTACGGTATCGCTTGGTTCTACTAACATCTGACTGGAAAGCACAATATCCATGTGTACCCGCAAAGGTACGCGCTTTAAAGCATCTTCCACGTAGTCTGGTTCTGGTAGCACTTCTAAGAAATTGCCCCCCACGGAGAACAACACATCTAATTGTCCTTGGTAGGCTGCATCAATCATTTCGGGAGCAATCAAACCCTTACTCGCAGGCACTTCAAAACCCCAAAGCCGGCTTAACTGTGCCGCATTTTCAGCGGTGATCGGCTTGCCACCAGGAAACACTGTGGCGTAACAACCCATCTCCGCACCACCCTGAACGCCAGAATGTCCGCGAATTGGCATTAAACCGCATCCTTCGCGACCAACAAACCCTTTGGTGAGTGCTAAATTGATGATGGCTCTCACATTATCTTCGCCGCATTCGTGCTGGGTAATGCCCATACTCCAGACAAACACAGCTTTTTGGGCTTCTGCAACCATTTTGGCAAAGGTGTACATTTGCTCGCGAGTGCTGCCAGAAAGTTGCTCTAATTCTTCCCAAGATTGATTTGACAGTGTCGCTTTTAGTTCTGCAAAACCAGTAGTGTAGCGATCGCTAAACGACTGATCTACCCAATCATTAGCAATCATATGCTTGATTGTGCCGTTTAAAAATGCCATGTCGCCGCCCATGTTCACTAAGAAGAAATCTTCCGCAAACTTGGTACCAAACAAGGCACTTTCGGGAATCGAAGGAACCCAGTAGCGCTCCATTCCTGGTTCGCGATAGGTGTTAATTACTACAATCTTTGTCCCAGCTTTTTTGGCGTAATGCAGATATTTGACCGTGACAGGCTGGTTGTTGGCGACGTTTGAACCGATAAATACTAATAAGTCAGTACCCACCCAGTCTTTATAAGAACAGGTAGTAGCGCCGACACCAAGGGCGGCTTTGAGTCCGGCGGTACTGGGAGAATGGCAAATACGGGCAGCATTATCAATATTATTTGTCCCCATTGCCCGTACAGCTTTTTGGGTGGCGTAGTAAGTTTCGTTGACAGTGCCGCGACTGGTAATGTAAAAACTGAGGCGGTCTGGTGTAGTGGCACGAATGCGTGCAGCAATTACATTTAAAGCTTCATCCCAGCTTACTCGACGAAAA
Encoded here:
- a CDS encoding type II toxin-antitoxin system VapC family toxin — translated: MILADTAPLIALIDAGQGEAHHRCVEAYQKITNPLITTWCCFTEAMYFLYQLRGWFAQDILWQFVERKALYLHTSGIDEQQRIRELMKQYQDVPMDLADASLVSAAETLNISRIFSLDSDFYIYRLQGKKAFEVIP
- a CDS encoding Uma2 family endonuclease, whose protein sequence is MSVAKDFEPPKDVIFPPGDLYSDEPPLESDLHLRQIVLLLQCLELWWQNRNDFYAGGNLTIYYSPRQRKSEDFRGPDFFVVLGTERKPRKSWVVWEEEGKYPNLIIELLSNSTAATDKGLKKQIYQDIFRTPEYFWFDPNNLEFAGFILVGGTYQPIEPNPQGWLWSQQLSLYLGVHENKLRYFTAEGQLVPTPEEVAERETQKAERLAAKLRELGIDPENL
- a CDS encoding FdhF/YdeP family oxidoreductase, which gives rise to MLRKPKKRWTPSNWASWKPFGIGEQYPNNYWEVFRAIWLSRDRLPYAWNILNKGVCDGCALGTTGMKDWTLDGIHLCNVRLRLLRMNTMPAFDPQLLEDVEQLQKQKSVALRELGRLPYPMIRRCGEKGFRRVSWDEALNVIAARIRATTPDRLSFYITSRGTVNETYYATQKAVRAMGTNNIDNAARICHSPSTAGLKAALGVGATTCSYKDWVGTDLLVFIGSNVANNQPVTVKYLHYAKKAGTKIVVINTYREPGMERYWVPSIPESALFGTKFAEDFFLVNMGGDMAFLNGTIKHMIANDWVDQSFSDRYTTGFAELKATLSNQSWEELEQLSGSTREQMYTFAKMVAEAQKAVFVWSMGITQHECGEDNVRAIINLALTKGFVGREGCGLMPIRGHSGVQGGAEMGCYATVFPGGKPITAENAAQLSRLWGFEVPASKGLIAPEMIDAAYQGQLDVLFSVGGNFLEVLPEPDYVEDALKRVPLRVHMDIVLSSQMLVEPSDTVVLFPATTRYEIPGGVTETSTERRVIFSPEIPGPRIGEARPEWEVFMELARRVVETRHVASLHFENTSVMRQEIARVIPQYAGIQHLQSAGDQFQYGSSHLCFGWNFPTADGKAHFTVLSPPQKELPEGCFLVATRRGKQFNSMVQERKDAITGAVREAVLMNASDAAKLELKDGDAVILKNELGQFKGRVYIAPIQSGNLQIHWPEGNVLLDKSKRSTEGVPDYNAVVRLEKI